From Lemur catta isolate mLemCat1 chromosome 19, mLemCat1.pri, whole genome shotgun sequence, a single genomic window includes:
- the LOC123624064 gene encoding carcinoembryonic antigen-related cell adhesion molecule 6-like, whose protein sequence is MEPPSAPPRRGRVPWQGLLLMVLLVTFWNPPATAQLTMESVPPNAVEGKDVLLVVHNLPQDALGYNWYRGDKVDSSYRIVSYVTGTQVNTTGPAYNGRQTIYPNGSLLFQNVTLNDTGHYTLHLIKADLQNEEVTGQFRVYLELPKPSITSNNSSPVEDEDSVALTCEPETQDTTYLWWIDGQRLKDSDRLVMSMDNRTIILLRITRNDTGPYECGNWNPVSGNRSDPVTLNVLYGPDVPTISPPDSYYCPGADLNLSCQAASNPPAQYSWFFNGSLEEPTQELFIPNLTVDNSGSYACFAYNSATGHNRTTVKTITVSSGSSHRNSLSLSTAAIVGIVIGVLAWVALI, encoded by the exons ATGGAGcccccctcagcccctccccgcAGAGGTCGTGTCCCCTGGCAGGGGCTCCTGCTCATGG TCCTACTTGTAACCTTCTGGAACCCACCTGCCACTGCCCAACTCACTATGGAATCCGTGCCGCCCAATGCTGTGGAGGGGAAGGACGTTCTTCTAGTCGTCCACAATCTGCCACAGGATGCTCTTGGCTACAACTGGTACAGAGGGGACAAGGTGGACAGCAGCTATCGAATTGTATCATATGTGACAGGCACTCAAGTAAACACCACAGGGCCTGCATACAATGGTCGACAGACAATTTACCCCAATGGATCCCTGCTGTTCCAGAACGTCACCCTGAATGACACAGGACACTACACTCTACACCTCATAAAGGCAGATCTTCAGAATGAAGAAGTAACTGGACAGTTCCGCGTGTACC TGGAGTTACCCAAACCCTCCATCACCAGCAACAACTCCAGCCCCGTGGAGGACGAGGACTCTGTCGCACTAACATGTGAACCTGAAACTCAAGACACAACTTACCTGTGGTGGATAGATGGTCAGAGGCTCAAGGACAGTGACAGGCTGGTGATGTCAATGGACAACAGGACCATCATTTTACTCAGGATCACAAGGAATGACACAGGACCCTATGAGTGTGGAAACTGGAACCCAGTCAGTGGCAACCGCAGTGACCCAGTCACCCTGAATGTGCTCT ATGGCCCCGACGTCCCCACCATTTCCCCCCCAGACTCCTATTACTGTCCAGGTGCAGACCTCAACCTCTCCTGTCAAGCAGCCTCTAACCCGCCTGCACAGTATTCCTGGTTTTTCAATGGGAGTCTCGAGGAACCCACACAAGAGCTCTTCATCCCCAACCTCACTGTGGATAATAGCGGATCCTATGCCTGTTTCGCCTACAACTCTGCCACTGGCCACAACAGGACCACAGTCAAGACTATCACAGTCTCCA GTGGTTCATCACACAGaaattctctgagcctctccACTGCAGCCATTGTTGGCATTGTGATTGGAGTCCTGGCTTGGGTGGCTTTGATTTAG